In Urechidicola croceus, a single window of DNA contains:
- the recJ gene encoding single-stranded-DNA-specific exonuclease RecJ: MRWTLKPNPEKEKIQSLVTELSVEPIVAKLLVQRGIESFYEAKKFFRPDINDLHDPYLMKDMDKAVERIEAAIANNENILVYGDYDVDGTTAVSLMSSYLKSFYPNVATYIPDRYDEGYGVSYQGIDFAEDNDFSLIIALDCGVKAIDKVAYASEKNIDFIICDHHRPGKEIPKAVAVLDPKREDCSYPYDELCGCGVGFKLIQALAVHRDQTMDDLLPYLDLVATAIAADIVPMTGENRILAYYGLIVINKAPRTGIKAIIDQVKKEELTITDVVFIIAPRINAAGRIRHGIHAVELLTESDMDAAKQFASEIEKNNIDRKELDKTITHEALGQIEENNEEQNFSTVVYSETWHKGVIGIVASRLIEKYYRPTLVFTKSGEKYAASARSVSGFDVYDAIDKCSEFVEQFGGHKYAAGLTLLPENYEKFKAKFEEVVKASITEEQRIPEIKIDAEIQLSEITPKFHRILKQFAPFGPMNMRPTFMSSGLRDNGYGRRVGGDETHLKLSIINGADDKTYNAIGFGLGEKHDLTCNGTSFQAAFNIDENHWNGNTSLQLMLKDIREE; the protein is encoded by the coding sequence ATGCGCTGGACTTTAAAGCCAAATCCTGAAAAAGAAAAAATACAATCATTAGTTACTGAGTTATCAGTAGAGCCGATTGTTGCTAAACTTTTGGTACAACGAGGAATTGAGTCTTTTTATGAGGCGAAAAAATTCTTTCGCCCAGATATTAATGACTTACACGATCCTTATTTAATGAAAGATATGGATAAAGCAGTGGAACGAATAGAAGCTGCAATTGCCAATAATGAAAACATTCTTGTTTATGGTGATTATGATGTAGATGGTACAACAGCTGTTTCATTGATGTCATCTTATTTAAAGAGTTTTTATCCAAATGTGGCGACGTATATTCCTGATAGATATGATGAAGGATACGGAGTATCTTATCAAGGAATAGATTTTGCCGAAGACAATGATTTTTCGTTAATTATTGCATTGGATTGTGGTGTAAAAGCAATTGATAAAGTTGCATATGCATCCGAAAAAAATATAGATTTTATTATATGTGATCATCACAGACCAGGAAAAGAAATCCCAAAAGCAGTTGCAGTTTTAGACCCAAAACGTGAAGATTGTAGTTATCCATATGATGAATTATGTGGTTGTGGAGTTGGTTTTAAATTGATTCAAGCATTGGCAGTACATCGTGATCAAACAATGGATGATTTATTGCCTTATCTAGATTTAGTTGCAACTGCCATCGCAGCAGATATTGTTCCAATGACTGGCGAAAATAGGATCTTGGCATACTATGGTTTAATAGTTATTAATAAAGCACCAAGAACCGGAATTAAAGCAATAATAGACCAAGTAAAAAAAGAAGAATTAACAATTACGGATGTTGTTTTTATTATTGCTCCACGAATTAATGCAGCAGGAAGAATAAGGCACGGTATTCATGCCGTTGAATTATTAACTGAAAGCGATATGGATGCAGCAAAACAGTTTGCATCTGAAATTGAAAAGAATAATATAGATAGAAAAGAACTCGATAAAACCATCACTCATGAAGCACTTGGACAAATTGAAGAAAATAATGAAGAGCAGAACTTTTCAACTGTTGTTTATAGCGAAACTTGGCATAAAGGTGTTATTGGTATTGTGGCTTCTAGATTAATAGAAAAGTATTATCGACCAACATTAGTTTTTACTAAAAGTGGAGAGAAATATGCAGCATCTGCACGTTCTGTTTCAGGATTTGATGTATATGATGCAATTGATAAATGTTCTGAATTTGTAGAGCAATTTGGAGGGCATAAATATGCAGCTGGATTGACATTGTTGCCTGAAAATTATGAAAAATTCAAAGCAAAATTTGAAGAAGTAGTTAAAGCATCAATTACGGAGGAACAACGCATACCTGAAATCAAGATAGACGCTGAAATTCAGTTATCAGAAATTACACCTAAGTTTCATAGAATTTTAAAGCAGTTTGCTCCATTTGGACCAATGAATATGCGACCAACTTTTATGTCTAGCGGACTGAGAGATAATGGTTATGGTAGAAGAGTTGGTGGAGATGAAACACATTTAAAGTTGAGTATTATCAATGGTGCTGATGACAAGACTTACAATGCTATTGGTTTTGGATTGGGTGAAAAACACGATTTAACTTGTAATGGAACTTCATTTCAAGCAGCCTTTAATATTGATGAAAATCATTGGAATGGGAATACTTCACTACAATTGATGTTGAAGGATATAAGAGAGGAGTAA
- the ade gene encoding adenine deaminase: MKKIQGQFVDIENKEIFSAEVYITEGKIVSVERKEHSIQNYILPGFIDAHIHIESSMLVPSEFARLAVIHGTVGTISDPHEIANVLGKEGVYFMIENGKKVPLKFHFGAPSCVPATSFETAGAIIDSDDIKELLASPDINYLAEMMNYPGVLFDDEEVLKKIAWAQHFDKPVDGHAPGLRGDDAKKYVSAGISTDHECFTYDEAKEKLALGMKILIREGSAAKNFEALIDLLPEHYENMMFCSDDKHPDDLVLGHINQLCARAVAKGIDVFKVLKAACINPVKHYNMNIGLLNEGDNADFIVVEDLENFSVLQTYIDGELVAENQKSNFGSVPFETPNNFNVEPKVTSNFKIHETTKNIRVIEVLDGQLITNEIHSEAILKGDNLISNLENDVLKMTVVNRYQNTKPAIAFIKNFGLKKGAIASSVGHDSHNIIAVGTSDEELSSAVNLIIENKGGICAVNGTTKKILPLPIAGIMSDKNGWEAGKFYQEIDAMAKELGCTLKAPFMSLSFMALLVIPDLKLSDKGLFSGKKFEFVDLQL; the protein is encoded by the coding sequence ATGAAAAAAATTCAAGGACAATTTGTAGACATTGAAAATAAAGAGATTTTTTCTGCGGAAGTTTATATTACAGAAGGAAAAATTGTTTCTGTTGAAAGAAAAGAGCATTCCATCCAAAATTACATTCTTCCAGGATTTATCGATGCGCATATCCACATTGAAAGTTCGATGTTGGTACCTTCAGAATTTGCGAGATTGGCAGTAATTCACGGAACGGTAGGAACAATATCTGATCCTCATGAAATAGCAAACGTACTTGGAAAAGAAGGCGTGTATTTTATGATTGAAAATGGCAAAAAAGTACCATTAAAATTTCATTTTGGAGCGCCTTCATGTGTTCCTGCAACTAGTTTTGAAACTGCAGGAGCTATTATCGACTCTGATGATATCAAAGAATTGTTGGCTTCGCCAGATATCAATTATTTAGCAGAAATGATGAATTATCCAGGTGTTTTATTTGATGACGAAGAAGTCTTGAAAAAAATTGCTTGGGCACAACATTTCGACAAGCCTGTAGATGGTCACGCTCCAGGATTAAGAGGTGATGATGCTAAAAAATATGTGTCTGCTGGAATTTCTACAGATCATGAATGTTTTACCTATGATGAAGCAAAAGAAAAATTGGCCTTGGGAATGAAAATATTGATTCGCGAGGGAAGTGCTGCCAAAAATTTTGAAGCATTGATTGATTTACTTCCTGAGCATTATGAAAATATGATGTTTTGCTCTGATGATAAACATCCTGATGATTTAGTTCTTGGGCATATCAACCAATTATGTGCTCGCGCAGTTGCAAAAGGAATAGATGTTTTTAAAGTTTTGAAAGCGGCATGTATCAATCCAGTGAAACATTATAACATGAATATTGGGCTATTAAATGAGGGAGATAATGCAGATTTTATAGTTGTTGAAGATTTGGAAAATTTTTCGGTTTTACAGACTTATATTGATGGAGAATTAGTTGCCGAAAACCAAAAATCAAATTTCGGTTCAGTACCCTTTGAAACACCAAATAATTTTAATGTTGAACCAAAAGTTACTTCAAATTTTAAAATTCATGAAACTACTAAAAACATTAGAGTTATTGAAGTTTTAGACGGTCAATTAATTACAAATGAAATTCATTCTGAAGCAATTTTAAAAGGTGACAATTTAATTTCAAATTTAGAAAATGATGTGTTGAAAATGACTGTTGTAAATCGTTATCAAAATACAAAACCAGCAATTGCTTTTATTAAGAATTTCGGATTAAAAAAAGGTGCTATTGCAAGTTCAGTTGGTCATGATTCTCACAATATTATTGCTGTAGGAACAAGTGACGAGGAATTATCTAGTGCAGTAAACCTTATAATTGAAAATAAAGGAGGCATTTGTGCAGTAAACGGAACAACTAAAAAAATACTACCACTTCCTATTGCTGGAATTATGAGTGATAAAAATGGTTGGGAAGCCGGAAAATTCTATCAAGAAATAGATGCAATGGCTAAAGAATTGGGCTGTACATTAAAAGCACCTTTTATGTCACTTTCATTTATGGCTCTTCTCGTTATTCCAGATTTAAAATTGTCTGATAAGGGGTTATTTAGTGGAAAGAAGTTTGAGTTTGTGGATTTACAGTTGTAA
- the rsmI gene encoding 16S rRNA (cytidine(1402)-2'-O)-methyltransferase encodes MSKLYLVPTPIGNLEDMTFRAIKVLKEVDLILAEDTRTSGKLLKHYEIGTQMHSHHMHNEHKTVQGLINKLNAGTTIALISDAGTPAISDPGFLLTRAAIENDIEVECLPGATAFVPALVNSGLPNDKFVFEGFLPVKKGRQTRLLLLAEETRTMIFYESPHKLVKTLGHFCEYFGEDRQVSVSRELTKLFEETKRGTAKEVLEHYTTKPPKGEIVIIVGGKK; translated from the coding sequence ATGTCAAAATTATATTTAGTACCAACACCAATCGGAAATCTTGAAGACATGACTTTTAGAGCCATTAAAGTACTCAAGGAAGTTGATTTAATTTTAGCTGAAGACACTCGTACTTCAGGAAAATTATTGAAACATTATGAGATTGGAACACAGATGCATTCACACCACATGCATAACGAACACAAAACGGTTCAGGGGTTAATTAACAAATTAAATGCAGGAACTACAATTGCTTTGATAAGTGATGCTGGAACTCCGGCAATTTCTGACCCTGGATTTTTGTTGACTAGAGCAGCAATTGAGAATGATATTGAAGTAGAATGTTTGCCTGGAGCAACCGCATTTGTACCTGCGCTGGTAAATAGTGGATTGCCAAATGATAAGTTTGTTTTTGAAGGGTTTTTACCTGTAAAAAAAGGAAGACAAACGCGTTTATTATTATTAGCAGAAGAAACTCGTACAATGATTTTTTATGAATCGCCACATAAATTGGTGAAAACATTAGGGCATTTTTGTGAATATTTTGGAGAAGATCGTCAAGTTTCTGTTTCTAGAGAGTTGACTAAGTTATTTGAAGAAACAAAAAGGGGAACAGCAAAAGAAGTTTTAGAACATTATACGACGAAGCCACCGAAAGGCGAAATAGTAATCATAGTAGGCGGAAAAAAATAA
- a CDS encoding endonuclease/exonuclease/phosphatase family protein, whose amino-acid sequence MKQLLLSSALFFALSFCVSQENTAKNYSVNTIAFYNLENLLDTIDNPDTKDEYSPILQLKSGMREAYLNKVQNMAKVISEIGKDVTGKSPVIIGLCEIENETVLKDLLATDFLKNENYNFVHVESPDWRGIDVAFLYKESVFNVTDFKSYELKAWNKEGFRVRTRDQLLVSGYLDGEAIHFIVNHWPSQRGGQKKSEYLRIKAAELNLKIIEELRLEDSNAKIISMGDFNDDPNSKSFKKILQTTEKKSKLKEEKFYNPFEDMFKRGFGTLGFRDNINLFDQLLISSNLVSNNYDSYKFYKAGIFNPRYLTNKSGKYKGYPFRSFSNNQFTGGYSDHYPTYIYLIKEIP is encoded by the coding sequence ATGAAACAATTATTACTCTCAAGCGCATTATTTTTTGCGCTTTCTTTTTGTGTATCACAAGAAAATACTGCCAAAAATTATTCGGTCAATACGATTGCATTTTACAATCTAGAAAACTTACTAGATACAATTGACAATCCTGATACAAAAGATGAATACAGTCCAATTCTCCAATTAAAATCGGGAATGAGAGAAGCCTACTTGAATAAAGTTCAAAATATGGCCAAAGTCATTTCTGAAATAGGAAAAGATGTAACTGGAAAGTCTCCTGTCATTATTGGTTTATGCGAAATAGAAAATGAAACGGTACTTAAAGATCTTCTCGCAACAGATTTTTTAAAAAATGAAAACTACAATTTTGTACATGTTGAATCTCCAGATTGGCGAGGAATAGATGTTGCTTTTTTATATAAAGAATCCGTATTTAATGTTACTGATTTTAAATCATACGAATTGAAAGCCTGGAATAAAGAAGGCTTTCGTGTGCGAACAAGAGATCAATTATTGGTTTCTGGATATCTTGATGGCGAAGCAATTCACTTTATTGTCAATCATTGGCCATCACAAAGAGGTGGACAAAAAAAATCTGAATACCTAAGAATTAAAGCAGCTGAACTGAATTTAAAAATTATTGAAGAACTTCGATTAGAAGATTCAAATGCTAAAATTATTTCAATGGGTGATTTTAATGATGACCCAAATTCTAAAAGTTTTAAAAAGATTTTACAGACTACAGAAAAAAAGTCAAAATTGAAAGAGGAAAAATTTTACAATCCTTTTGAGGATATGTTTAAAAGAGGTTTTGGAACTCTAGGTTTTCGTGATAATATTAATCTTTTCGACCAACTATTAATCTCATCAAATTTAGTTTCAAATAATTACGATTCCTACAAATTCTATAAAGCAGGAATTTTCAACCCTAGATATTTAACCAATAAATCTGGAAAATATAAAGGGTACCCTTTTCGTAGTTTTTCAAACAATCAATTCACTGGAGGATATAGTGATCATTATCCGACATATATTTATTTGATTAAGGAAATACCTTAA
- a CDS encoding OsmC family protein — translation MAKIEMTWKGDNLFESENPGGNVFIDNPYEGEDSRGLRPKALMLTSLAGCGALDIVSLLKKMRAEVDDFKIDVSAELTEEHPKIYKNVVVTYRFFGSDFKKDKIEKAVNLSVEKYCGVMEMFRKFTDVAVEIEYIEQ, via the coding sequence ATGGCTAAAATTGAAATGACCTGGAAAGGTGATAATTTGTTTGAATCGGAAAATCCTGGTGGAAATGTGTTTATTGACAATCCTTATGAAGGTGAAGATAGTAGAGGATTAAGACCTAAAGCGTTAATGTTGACTTCTTTGGCTGGATGTGGAGCACTTGATATTGTTTCTTTACTGAAGAAAATGCGTGCTGAAGTTGATGACTTTAAAATTGATGTATCTGCAGAATTGACTGAAGAACATCCAAAAATTTATAAAAATGTAGTGGTTACCTATCGTTTTTTTGGTTCTGACTTTAAGAAAGATAAAATTGAAAAAGCGGTAAACCTTTCAGTAGAAAAATATTGTGGTGTGATGGAAATGTTCCGTAAATTCACAGATGTTGCTGTTGAAATTGAGTATATTGAGCAGTAG
- a CDS encoding carboxymuconolactone decarboxylase family protein translates to MPLVQPLSPDTNPDVKKLAEFFNETLGFCPNSVLTMQIRPEIARSFINMNMAVMANHGRVTSALKRMIAWVSSNATGCRYCQAHAIRAAERYGAEQEQLDNIWEYKSHPSFSDAERAALDFSLAASVIPNAVDNEIKTELHKHWDEGEIVEMLGVISLFGYLNRWNDSMGTSIEEGAVESGNKYLGKHGWNKGKHI, encoded by the coding sequence ATGCCATTAGTACAACCTTTATCTCCTGATACAAATCCAGATGTTAAAAAACTTGCCGAATTCTTTAATGAAACTCTAGGGTTTTGTCCAAACTCAGTGTTAACCATGCAAATTCGACCAGAAATAGCACGTTCATTTATAAATATGAATATGGCAGTAATGGCCAATCATGGACGTGTAACATCTGCTTTAAAAAGAATGATTGCTTGGGTAAGTAGTAATGCTACAGGATGTAGATATTGTCAAGCACATGCGATTCGTGCTGCGGAACGTTATGGTGCTGAGCAAGAACAATTGGATAATATTTGGGAATACAAATCGCATCCTTCTTTTTCGGATGCGGAACGAGCAGCATTGGATTTTTCTTTGGCTGCCTCTGTTATTCCAAATGCTGTAGATAATGAAATTAAAACAGAATTACATAAACATTGGGATGAAGGAGAAATTGTTGAAATGTTGGGTGTTATTTCTCTCTTTGGATATTTAAATCGATGGAATGATTCTATGGGAACTTCCATAGAAGAAGGAGCTGTTGAAAGTGGTAATAAATATTTAGGGAAACACGGTTGGAATAAAGGAAAACATATTTAG
- a CDS encoding HopJ type III effector protein, producing the protein MTIEKFKNRLQKTPELIEFSDTMSVIESNYTFTPTAFNNGMQHNAEGQNSGSCKLFAFAVLEGFSKEETLACFGKFYFDEVLNDPNGTGHQNIRNFMETGFEELTFEKAPLRLIKK; encoded by the coding sequence ATGACAATAGAGAAATTTAAAAATAGATTACAGAAAACTCCTGAATTAATCGAGTTTTCTGATACAATGAGTGTAATAGAGTCAAATTATACTTTTACACCTACTGCTTTTAATAATGGGATGCAGCATAACGCAGAAGGACAAAATTCTGGGTCTTGTAAATTGTTTGCTTTTGCAGTATTAGAAGGATTTTCGAAGGAAGAAACTTTGGCATGTTTTGGTAAATTTTATTTTGATGAGGTTTTGAATGACCCAAATGGGACAGGTCATCAAAACATTCGAAATTTTATGGAAACAGGTTTTGAAGAATTGACTTTTGAAAAAGCGCCTTTGAGATTAATTAAAAAATAG
- a CDS encoding T9SS type B sorting domain-containing protein → MYYSTKSLWVFILLIQSVYCLSQVNIPPTIIATGNQPYCPLSTINIVTDFDIIDPDDTHIDAFYIQVSVGFFHFYDTLTLTGSHPNVTTNWDSDRGILTITGPAYGPVSYQDLIAAVKDVVFENSYNEPPLNIYFSFTTSNNISYSPLTNHYYEFVSDLGITWTEAKILAQTSSYLGLQGYLTTISSYDEAQLIGRQLSGTGWIGGSDAEIEGEWKWVTGPEIGTVFWNGLADGSSPNFAFWNGNEPNSQGTGNEDYAHISYPGIGFPGGWYDLDNVGEPSGPYQPKGYVVEYGGMNGDPIINPAAYTQLYVPIIDSTTSESRCGNGSVTLSAIASSGEVLWFQSDISETPIHIGETFTTPYLTETTAYYVLASENNCLKGYRKEVTATINQIPIIEPFYEYKNCDNDNISDGFTDFNLNEAVENITLGNANLSTTFHSTFFEAEEGINPINASPYNNSYGNTVYARIETNEGCFSIATIDFQVSTTSFNSDFIEVLETCDNDNSNDGMSSFNLTTATPNILAEFPSNQNLTVHYYRNFNDALLEQQEILPQNNYYGENFEILYVRVESSDNGDCFGIGPHLQLNVIPQPFFEIPKEALICLNSEPIRIEVNAQEDYFYEWKDENNNIISTEEYAIFSDGGIYSVYATSSIGCETPLKFIEVIESEQAIVLLEDFIIIDATNNNTITINNDANNLGVGDYEFSLNEEFGIYQDENYFENVPPGIHTFFIRDKNNCGITEINIPVIGFPKFFTPNNDGKNDYWNIKGIDDSFYTSTTITIFDRFGKVVSTFNHNSQGWDGTYNGKKVFETDYWFHVQLVDTNLNLREETGHFSLIRR, encoded by the coding sequence ATGTATTACTCTACAAAATCGTTATGGGTTTTCATATTATTAATTCAGAGTGTATATTGTTTATCACAAGTAAATATTCCTCCAACAATAATAGCCACAGGCAATCAACCTTATTGCCCATTATCTACAATTAATATTGTTACAGATTTTGACATTATTGACCCTGATGACACACATATAGATGCCTTTTATATTCAAGTATCAGTTGGTTTTTTTCATTTTTATGATACATTAACCCTTACCGGTTCACATCCAAATGTAACAACTAATTGGGATAGTGATAGAGGGATATTAACTATTACTGGCCCAGCATATGGTCCTGTATCATACCAAGATTTGATTGCTGCTGTTAAAGATGTAGTTTTTGAAAACAGTTACAATGAACCACCGTTAAATATCTACTTTTCATTTACCACAAGTAATAACATAAGTTACTCTCCATTAACAAATCACTACTATGAATTTGTGTCCGATTTAGGAATAACTTGGACAGAAGCTAAAATTTTAGCTCAAACCAGTTCGTATCTTGGACTTCAAGGATATTTAACTACTATATCATCTTATGATGAAGCACAATTAATAGGTCGTCAACTTTCAGGTACAGGTTGGATTGGCGGAAGTGATGCTGAAATTGAAGGTGAATGGAAATGGGTAACAGGTCCAGAAATAGGTACTGTTTTTTGGAACGGATTGGCAGATGGCTCAAGCCCAAATTTTGCATTTTGGAATGGAAATGAACCAAACAGCCAAGGAACTGGAAATGAGGATTATGCGCACATTTCTTATCCTGGTATAGGTTTTCCTGGAGGATGGTATGATTTAGACAATGTAGGTGAGCCAAGTGGACCCTATCAACCAAAAGGTTATGTGGTTGAATATGGCGGAATGAACGGAGATCCAATCATTAACCCTGCCGCTTACACACAATTATATGTGCCGATAATTGATTCAACAACATCAGAAAGTAGATGTGGAAATGGAAGTGTTACTCTATCTGCTATAGCCTCTTCAGGAGAAGTTTTATGGTTTCAAAGCGATATAAGCGAAACTCCTATACATATAGGAGAAACATTTACAACACCTTACTTAACAGAAACAACGGCCTATTATGTATTGGCCTCAGAAAATAATTGCTTAAAAGGATATCGAAAAGAAGTGACTGCAACAATTAACCAAATTCCTATAATTGAACCTTTTTATGAGTATAAAAATTGTGATAATGATAATATATCAGATGGTTTTACTGATTTTAACTTAAATGAAGCTGTAGAAAATATTACCTTAGGCAATGCTAATTTAAGTACCACTTTTCATTCAACATTTTTTGAAGCCGAAGAAGGAATTAACCCAATTAACGCTTCTCCCTATAATAACTCTTATGGAAATACAGTATATGCGAGAATAGAAACCAATGAAGGTTGTTTCAGTATTGCAACCATCGATTTTCAAGTTTCAACAACATCTTTTAATTCAGATTTTATAGAAGTTTTAGAAACTTGTGATAATGACAACTCAAATGATGGTATGAGTTCTTTTAATTTAACAACTGCAACTCCAAATATACTTGCTGAATTTCCTTCAAACCAAAACTTAACTGTTCATTATTACAGGAATTTTAATGATGCATTACTTGAACAGCAGGAAATTCTTCCACAAAACAATTACTATGGAGAAAATTTTGAAATTCTATATGTAAGGGTTGAAAGTTCCGACAATGGTGATTGCTTTGGCATTGGACCGCATTTACAATTAAATGTAATACCCCAACCGTTTTTTGAAATACCCAAAGAGGCACTTATCTGCCTTAATTCAGAACCAATAAGAATTGAAGTTAATGCCCAAGAAGACTATTTTTATGAATGGAAAGATGAAAATAATAACATCATTAGTACAGAAGAATATGCAATATTTTCTGATGGCGGAATATATTCGGTATATGCAACTTCAAGTATAGGTTGCGAAACTCCATTAAAGTTTATAGAGGTAATCGAATCTGAACAAGCAATAGTTTTATTAGAAGATTTTATTATTATTGATGCGACAAATAATAATACAATTACTATCAATAATGACGCTAACAATCTTGGAGTTGGTGATTACGAGTTTTCTTTAAATGAAGAATTTGGAATTTATCAAGATGAAAATTATTTTGAAAATGTTCCGCCAGGAATTCACACTTTTTTTATTAGAGATAAAAATAATTGTGGTATCACTGAAATTAATATTCCAGTTATAGGTTTTCCTAAATTTTTTACACCAAATAATGATGGCAAAAATGATTATTGGAACATAAAAGGTATTGATGACTCTTTTTACACCTCAACTACCATTACAATTTTTGACAGATTTGGAAAAGTTGTGTCAACATTCAATCACAATAGTCAAGGATGGGATGGAACCTATAATGGAAAAAAAGTTTTTGAAACTGACTATTGGTTTCACGTACAACTTGTTGATACTAATTTAAATTTACGTGAAGAAACTGGTCATTTTAGTTTGATTAGAAGATAG
- a CDS encoding DUF7010 family protein translates to MKTTDLNNLKLELSLSAKNGIDFIISASIIWLLISYIWTLPYSSYDKSVFTFIIGSFMIPLTLLFSKILKTSWKVKDNPLQPLGLWLNFAQLFYFPFLIFVLIKQPDYFVMSYVIITGAHFFPYAWFYNERAYAVIAGIIVLGALFFGLYTPVESLYIIPIFMAVSLMVLAVVLYLTHKIKLNSHEA, encoded by the coding sequence ATGAAAACAACAGACTTAAACAATTTAAAATTAGAACTTTCTTTATCTGCAAAAAACGGAATAGATTTTATCATTTCGGCTAGTATAATTTGGCTACTAATCTCATATATATGGACATTGCCATACTCTTCGTATGATAAAAGTGTATTCACTTTTATTATAGGTAGTTTCATGATTCCACTTACTTTATTGTTCTCTAAAATTTTAAAAACCTCTTGGAAAGTTAAAGACAACCCGTTACAACCATTAGGCCTCTGGTTAAACTTTGCACAATTATTTTACTTTCCATTTTTAATCTTTGTTCTAATAAAACAACCTGACTATTTTGTGATGTCTTACGTGATAATTACTGGTGCTCATTTTTTTCCTTATGCATGGTTTTACAATGAAAGGGCCTATGCCGTAATTGCTGGAATTATTGTTCTTGGAGCCTTATTTTTTGGTCTATATACTCCTGTAGAAAGTTTATATATCATTCCAATTTTTATGGCTGTTTCATTAATGGTTTTAGCAGTTGTGCTTTATTTAACTCATAAAATTAAATTAAATTCTCATGAGGCTTAA
- a CDS encoding endonuclease/exonuclease/phosphatase family protein — MNRILLSVLAFFLIANNSFGQAEKNKEYKIRTVGFYNLENLFDTINDLETNYQANPMFEVKGDKSKVYWEKINNMAKVISEIGVKDAHSSPAIVGVVEIENKEVLEDLINSKHLKDDHYDIIHYHSPDKRGIDVGMIYQKRYFKPVSHESFELKLYNDEGERIFTRDQLLVSGYLDDELVHIIVNHWPSRRGGEAKSRPLREKAAALNMTIIDKIRETEPNAKIITMGDLNDDPINTSVKKVLNAKGKKKQVEEGDIYNPFEEMFRRGLSTLGYRDNINLFDQILFTSPFMAEDYSTYQFYKAGIFNPRYLTSKKGRYKGYPFRSFSYGKFTGGYSDHYPTYIYLIKEK, encoded by the coding sequence ATGAATCGCATTTTACTTTCCGTTTTAGCATTTTTTTTAATTGCAAATAACTCTTTTGGGCAAGCGGAAAAGAACAAAGAATATAAAATCAGAACTGTTGGTTTTTACAATCTTGAAAATCTATTTGACACAATTAACGATTTAGAAACAAATTATCAGGCAAATCCTATGTTTGAGGTAAAGGGAGATAAATCAAAAGTTTATTGGGAAAAAATCAACAATATGGCTAAGGTTATTTCTGAAATCGGAGTAAAAGATGCACATTCTAGCCCTGCAATTGTTGGTGTTGTAGAAATTGAAAATAAAGAAGTACTTGAAGATTTAATCAATTCAAAACACTTAAAAGATGATCATTATGATATTATTCATTACCATTCTCCTGATAAAAGAGGTATAGATGTTGGTATGATTTATCAAAAAAGATATTTCAAACCAGTGAGCCATGAATCATTTGAACTAAAATTATACAATGACGAAGGCGAAAGAATTTTTACAAGAGATCAACTTTTAGTTTCAGGATATTTAGATGATGAATTGGTACATATAATTGTAAATCACTGGCCATCAAGAAGGGGTGGTGAGGCAAAAAGTAGACCGTTAAGAGAAAAAGCGGCGGCTCTAAACATGACTATTATTGATAAAATAAGAGAAACTGAACCTAACGCTAAAATCATTACTATGGGCGATTTAAACGATGACCCAATAAATACTAGTGTGAAAAAAGTTTTAAATGCTAAAGGAAAAAAGAAACAAGTTGAAGAGGGTGATATTTACAATCCGTTTGAAGAAATGTTTAGACGTGGATTGAGCACTTTAGGATATAGAGATAATATTAACTTATTTGACCAAATTCTATTCACATCACCTTTTATGGCTGAAGATTATAGTACTTACCAGTTTTACAAAGCAGGAATATTTAACCCAAGATATTTGACTTCTAAAAAAGGTAGATATAAAGGATATCCCTTTAGAAGTTTTTCTTATGGCAAGTTTACTGGAGGTTATAGTGATCATTACCCAACATATATATATTTAATTAAAGAAAAGTAA